CCCTTGCGCACGTAGAGAGCACCCACTCCCTTGGGCCCGTAGATTTTGTGCCCGGAGATGGAGAGCAAGTCGATGTGTTCCCTCTGCACATCGACCGGGACGCGCGCCAGCGCTTGGACCGCATCTGAATGGAAAAGGATGCCGCGCTCTTTTGTCATCTCACCAATGGCGGCAATGGGTTGCACCGTACCGATCTCGCTGTTGGCGTACTGAATGCTGACCAGGATCGTCGATTCGTCCAGGAGGTCACGGAGTGCATCAAGCACCACTACACCGTGCTCGTCAATCGGTGCGAAAACAACCTCAAACCCCTCCTTCTGCAGCTTCTTGGCCGTGTCCAACACGGCCTTGTGCTCTGTGGCGATGGTGATAATGCGCGTGCCCTTACCCTTGAGCTGGTGGGCTACCCCTTTGAGCGCCAAGTTATCTGACTCCGTGGCGCCGCTGGTGAAGATTATCTCTTCAGGCGAAGCGGCGCCCACGAGCGCCGCCACCTGCTCGCGCGCCCTCTCCACTGCCCTCCGCGCAGCCGTGCCATACACGTGGGTCGTACTCGATGGGTTCCCAAACTCCTCAGTCAGATATGGCATCATCGCGTCCAACACCTCGGGCAACAGCGGCGTGGTCGCATGATGGTCCATGTAGATCGGTTTCATAACCTTTCACCTCGTGACAGTTGTAATCTATGCGAAGCTAATGAGACTGCAAAGAGCCCTGCAGCCATCAATTCAGGAGCTCCCGCAGGGTCTTCAGATTCTCGGCAAAATCCTTCTCCCCTCCCGGCGTCTCTAACAGCATGGGTAGATGCTGTAGACGCTTCTCCCGAAGTAGAATCCGGAATCCTTCAAGCCCGATTTCTCCCTTGCCGATGTGCTCGTGGCGGTCGATGCGAGTCCCCAGACCTTTCCGCGAATCGTTCAAATGCATCACGCGAAGGTGCTCCAGGCCTATGATCCGGTGAAATGTCTCCAAAGTCTTGTCTAGTCCCTCGGCGGAGCGAAGTTCATAGCCTGCGGCGAACGCATGACACGTGTCCAGGCACACGCCCACGCGCGAACGGGGACTGGTCATCTCCATCAGGGAGGCGAGTTGCTCAAATGTATAGCCCAATACAGAGCCTTGCCCCGCCGTGGTTTCGTACAGCACCACTACGCGCTGCGTACCACTGGCGCCCAGCGCCTCGCTCACCCCCTGGGCGATGCGGCGTAAGCCTTTTTCTTCGCCCTCTCCCATGTGCGCGCCAGGGTGCATGACCAAGTAGGGCGCCCCTATCTGCTCGGCCCGTATCAGTTCACTGACCAAACCTTCCAACGAACGCCTCCGCGTGGCCTCATCCGGGCTGGCCAGATTGATCAGATATGAGTCGTGAACAACCACGCACGCCAATCCCGAACGCGCAAACTCTTCTTTGAAGGCCGCTATTTCCTCCTCGCTGAGCGGTGGGGCCTTCCACTGCACCTGGTTCTTAGTAAAAATCTGAATAGCGTCGCAACCGATTGCCACGCCTCGCGCGGGGGCCTTGTGGAGCCCCCCGGCGATAGACACATGCGCCCCCAGCAGAGGTCCCTTTCTGTCCGTTCTCATTCCCGCATTCCCCTACGCCTCGATCGTGATAGCGGCGGCACGGATGGCGGTGACCGTCCCTGCAATACTGGCGTGAACCCGCGCGGAAACAGAGCCCGGCAGCGCATCCGCTATCAGCTCCCCAGTGTTCACCTTCTGTCCCACCTTGACCACCGGCTGAGCCAGGGCCCCAGCCCCCTGCGAGAGGGGGATGACCACTTTCGGCACAGAGACGCGCTCATGGCGCATCGGTGCCGGTCGGCGGTAGCGCTCCAGAGCTAACCGGCGAATCAATGTATCTACCGGCACACGCCTAGTCTCCCGACTGCTCCGCGGTGCGAGCGCAGACCTGGAATGCGGGGGCTTCAGGCCTCTCGCCCGCAGCTGCTTTTTCAGCTCGGCGTTGTATCGGTCCGGCGAAAGCCCCATGGGGCACGCAAAGAGCCCACTACAGAGCCCACACTCACAGCAGAAGAATGCACCAGCTGTTGCTTCCGCAGGGACCGTGGAGGCATAACCTACACCTTGCATGATGCGGTGCGGGAAAAGATCGTGGCCGAGAAGGTAGCGGGGGCAGTACTGGGTGCAGAACGAACATTGTTCGCAGACCGATTTGGCGCGTGCGAGGGAATCGGCGAGTGGGGTCTTCTTGCTGAGGACGACAGGGTGGTCGGTGGGCAGCACATAGAGGCCCGTGGTGGTCTTGGCGATGCCCTCATCTGGTTGGATAAGACGCCCCATCATGGGGCCGCCGGCGATCACCGCATAGTTCTGGCAGGTCGGTCCCCCACAAAGTTCCACTGCGGTCGCCACGGGCGTGCCAATGGGCAACCGCAGCGTCTGCGG
This portion of the candidate division KSB1 bacterium genome encodes:
- a CDS encoding IscS subfamily cysteine desulfurase — protein: MKPIYMDHHATTPLLPEVLDAMMPYLTEEFGNPSSTTHVYGTAARRAVERAREQVAALVGAASPEEIIFTSGATESDNLALKGVAHQLKGKGTRIITIATEHKAVLDTAKKLQKEGFEVVFAPIDEHGVVVLDALRDLLDESTILVSIQYANSEIGTVQPIAAIGEMTKERGILFHSDAVQALARVPVDVQREHIDLLSISGHKIYGPKGVGALYVRKGVKLVAQMDGGGHERGYRSGTLNVPGIVGLGKAAEIGKRDLEAEAARLLQLRERLRKGIESSVEHVKLNGHPTQRLPNNLNYSFAFVEGESLILALKEFALSTGSACTSASLQSSYVLRAIGVPESLAHCSLRFGLGRSNTPEHVDLLVERLKTSVAKLREMSPLYEMAKEGVDIESLSWGKHRH
- a CDS encoding deoxyribonuclease IV, whose product is MRTDRKGPLLGAHVSIAGGLHKAPARGVAIGCDAIQIFTKNQVQWKAPPLSEEEIAAFKEEFARSGLACVVVHDSYLINLASPDEATRRRSLEGLVSELIRAEQIGAPYLVMHPGAHMGEGEEKGLRRIAQGVSEALGASGTQRVVVLYETTAGQGSVLGYTFEQLASLMEMTSPRSRVGVCLDTCHAFAAGYELRSAEGLDKTLETFHRIIGLEHLRVMHLNDSRKGLGTRIDRHEHIGKGEIGLEGFRILLREKRLQHLPMLLETPGGEKDFAENLKTLRELLN
- a CDS encoding SLBB domain-containing protein, whose translation is MSQSLVEQVRMAGVVGAGGAGFPTHVKLGAQCEVVIANGAECEPLLQCDQQLMAELADRVIAGLALAMTATGAKQGIVAVKAKYAKAIAALEHALSRAAKSIRIHTLQDHYPAGDEHVLVYEVLGRVVPPGGLPIQVGAVVQNVHTLVHVADAAQGQPVVDRFVTVVGEVRRPQTLRLPIGTPVATAVELCGGPTCQNYAVIAGGPMMGRLIQPDEGIAKTTTGLYVLPTDHPVVLSKKTPLADSLARAKSVCEQCSFCTQYCPRYLLGHDLFPHRIMQGVGYASTVPAEATAGAFFCCECGLCSGLFACPMGLSPDRYNAELKKQLRARGLKPPHSRSALAPRSSRETRRVPVDTLIRRLALERYRRPAPMRHERVSVPKVVIPLSQGAGALAQPVVKVGQKVNTGELIADALPGSVSARVHASIAGTVTAIRAAAITIEA